Part of the Leptodactylus fuscus isolate aLepFus1 chromosome 6, aLepFus1.hap2, whole genome shotgun sequence genome, TGTGAGAGCATTCACCCATCCAGTAAGGAAGTAAATAAGAGCATAATGACCAAAAGAATAGTTGACTTTATTATTATCCGAGCCTGAAGAAGTCTGGCTGCTAGGAATAATATCTTCCGTGCTCGTACTTTTATCAGAAAGCTCCATGTTACTTGATAGCTTCTCATCAGTTGTTGAGTAAGAATTGAGGGTGACTGTACTTTGAAGTAAGGAAGTATTGGAGCTGTCTTCATGGGACAGTCTTGTTAAGAAGAAAAACGCCACTAGGCAGAAGACCATCATTATGgacacaagaaagaagaagacttGGACTGAGAAGTTTGCTGGAAGGTAGTGAGTTTCTAGGCTGTAATCACTATCTGTAGCATTCAACCAAATCTGAGTTGCATTCTCATTCTGAGTAACATTGACACATTTCATCATCCCAACACCTTGTATCAAAGATAATAATCCTGGGATGAGCCCACTGAGCCCTTCGCCAATGAAGTACGTAGTTATGTATTTGGGTTGCAACTGCATCATGAATGGCAGGAAGGTCACTGATGATGTGCAGTCCACCAATGACAGGAAAAAGGTTAAGATCAGGAATCCTGTACTGTGCATCTGCCCTGCAACCCATGTGGTTGCTTTCCAGAAAAAGGCCAAGAGGAACAAGGCCACAATTCCTAAGAAAATAATGGTGTATATAACAGCAACCTCCTTCAGCCAACCAGGTTTTACCTTGTGCATTATAGTAACAAATAAAGGCCCAATGTTGGCCATTTGGATGAGTATAGTAAGGTATGATGGTAAGTACCACCCTTCAGGAACATCATTCACAATGAGTGGAAGTTCTACCCATAGACCATTGATGGCAACCCAAGCACCAGTTCCAAAGATACATGCCAAGAGGTGAGTAACAAAAGCCATGGTTGCCTTGTCTGTTCTCCAAGATATAAAGATTGTCCACTTAGGAAGTCAAGAGATTATCAATGATCAGGGGTGGATACTTGTTTTATGGCGGTATCTTCTAGATGAGTAGATATCAGCTAACTGATCTCTGTTCAGATCCTAGAAAGAGAAGAAAATAATCACATTAGCAAAAGTTTTTATATCTAACAATCTTTAAAACGTTCTGTCAATTCTCCATAATATCCCATTTGTAGCGTATGGTCCTGTCTCCTCAATGCCTGCATTCTCACATATCGCTGTAAAAGGAAAGCTATGGAAATATTACCCATTCTATGTCAGGGCAGAGAATTCATTGTTCATATAAGCAGGTCAGGGCTGATATGGAGCAGACTAGGGGAAGTGAGGACATCTACTGAGTCAGTGTCTTTTCTGTGAATCACAAGACtaagaaaaaaaagcagaaagtAGAATAATGTTCCTTATAGAAAGTACAGCATGTATTCTGTCCTATTATGTAAGACAGTATCAACCAGTGCTGCTTCTCTCTACAATATATTGTACATCTTATCTTGTCCTTTGCAACCAAAGTCCATTCTGCAAAGCTAAGCTACTGAACTTCAGGTATAATAGCTTAATACCTTAGATGTATATCATTCCAGAAATATTTGTCAGCCATGACATTCTCACATCTAACTGGCAATGTATATTTTACCGCTTGCTCTAACCCGGTATATTGTTGAAGTTTTGAAACTATTTTATGCTGCAGCTTGTGTAGGTAACCTTCATTCCTTTAGCTGTTTCCCTCCAGCAGTTCGTACAGTTCATGTAATACTCCTCGCTCCAGTTTAGGGGACCTATAGCCATCGTGTCATGCAGGAGCAGAAATGCTGGTGGTGCTGATGGCTCTGCGGTATAgaaactaccctgtttccctgaaaataacacAACCCCCCCTTCacttcctggaccacctacaattggcagtcatgccggcgctccgctaaggaagcgccgCCATGACTgtcgattgtcccccgctccagccgctgcataagacatcccccgaaaataagacaggtcatatattttggaagaaaatttaatataagacactgtcttattttcggggaaacagggtaaacaCATTAAAGACACTCAATTGCGGATCCATTGTGTTCTCCATTGGTGGATGACAATTGCAATGAGACACTCTTGTTAAGTCCAGCATTGTGTGTTGTAAATGCAGAATACTTTATATTTATAGTTACTAGTGCTCAATGTTTCTTTCATATAGTTTCATATCCTCCATACAGTGGGATTAGTTTACTAGAGGTACCTTACTGTATACTGTTCACAGCCAGGGCTATACACACGCATTGCATAGCTCAggttggatagataggttcccaggagctctaagagtgttttacactgtgttttaagccaatttaaggtgtggtttataCTGAACTTGTTCCATTGAATATGAGTCAGAGACCTGAGTCACTGAACCGAACTTAAAACAAAtgttgagaggttcgcccatctctagtcccaGCCAAAATTATTATGTTATTGTGTTGtttgtataaatagtatataccctCTTCTACACTGAAATTGCAAAACTAAGACAAAAAAGTCTTATGGAAATCACAGggccaattataaaaaaaaaatggaaataagatATTAAAATCTCTTAATTTATTCAGTATTAAGTATAAGCACCACAAGCAGAAACACACAAACTTACATGTCTTGGCATGCTATCTATGAGGTTGTCAGAGGAAAGTTGTGCCATACAGAATGCACTTGGGCACACATCATCAGgattggctgctggcagcccctatGCAATTGCTGACCTATAACATCCTAGATATGTTTGATGGGAGATAAGTTCAGAGATGCTGCAAGCAATTTTAGCACATTTAACCCACAAAAGTTGCTAATAGTATCACAAGCAGCTTGCGGCCTTTCCTTTACTATTGAAAGACAGCTCCTGGAATACTTTGGAGAAATGGCAGACCAAATCAATGTAACGCCGAGCTGTTACTGTACATAGAATGAAGACTAGAAGGGGTATGCCTAACATGTATTATAGTCCATAGAAAAAACACACTCAGCGGCACCACTTTCAACAGGACATATTCATTGAGAGTATGCGGCAAATCTCAGCGGTAAGTCTGCGCTCGTTTCAACCCACACatattatggggcataacactggatATAAAAGACGTCTTCCAGTGAATACGTGGCTGGGTGCTCTCTGTGTGATGATAGAAAAAAGTCCACTgatatacagcaccatagaaaaaaagcagggcactAGCCAGCCAGTAATTAAAACTTGACAAAATTTTAATTCATTCCGTTAAAAAAACACACattgtgtcactcacatacggGATTGGATACAGATGAAACAAGGTATGAcagaagcgacgatcgtttcgtgcatgttgcacttcatcaggctcctCGAGGAGGAGCCTGATGAaggagcctgatgaagtgcaacatgcacgaaacgatcgtcgcttctgTCATACCTTGTTTCATCTGTATCCAATCccgtatgtgagtgacacaatGTGTGTTTTTTTAACGGAATGAATTAAAATTTTGTCAAGTTTTAATTACTGGCTGGCTAGTGCCCTGCTTTTTTCTATGGTGCTAACATGTATTATATTACCCCACTCCATAATGTCAGTAGTAGGACCAATGTGGCATTTCTTTATGAAGGCGTTGTAGTCTCCAGACCAGTCTCTCCAGGCCATCATtgtgtccaaaacaaaagtaaggCTCATTGCTGAAGaaaatagacctccattacaggcTCCATTGCTGTCTTGATGTACACAATGATAGCCTTTAAGGGCAGTGTTGTGACGTCAATTGGACACCTGTAGCTGGACATCTGTCATGTGGCCAAGAGTGGTGCAAATGCCTTCTAATGTTTTGTGTCAACATTGTTTACCACCCTAGGCTCAGGAGGTGACAACCAATATTCACTTGCCGTATACAGTGAATAACTATGTGCCATTCTTCCAATCAGATGACCCGTCCATGCGGATTATCACCTCTTGCTGTCATTCCGGTTTATGGTTGTTCACCCAACCACTGAGATGTGCAATACTGAACAGGGCTGAGTAATAAAACAAGGTCTCTCAGTTCAAGAACTCTGTACCTCTCAGTTTCCAACAAATGGCAGCAATTGGCAAGTCCATAAACAGCAATCATCATACAATCCACCCACACCACTTAATTagatttttgaggtttcatgtggcCAAAAAACTTTGCTCTCAATCTGGGTTTTATGCCCCTGCCACATGTTGAAAATGTGTTCTTACATAGGTCTTACCAACTTTCTTTATATAACCTCACCTTGTCCATTGATGGGACAATTTCAGTGTTGAGGAGTGTAGTTAGCTAGTCCTAATGGCAGGCATGGGAAGCCAGAATTTTATTTTAACTATGTCTATGCAATTGAATTATTGGATCTATTTTGAATTGAAAACAACTTAGTtggatattcatatatatatagtggacaAATATATATGTCGATTTCTAAATAAACAGTATTGCCAGAAATGATGCCTTTATGACCTAAAGCGATGTGAAAATAATGCAAGATCCTGCAGCCTGCCAGCAGAAACAGGGTACCTTAGGAAGAATACAGTCTTAGGAAGAATACAGCCTTAGGAAGAATACAGTCTTAGGAATAATACAGTCTGCATTAAATCCACTAAAGGAGTCACAGGGCAATGGCGGGAAACTTGTGCTATAGCAATTCAGCATGGAAGAGGTTTATTCACTTACCATTGAAATGTAGGTTCTCCAAAAGCAAAACTACAATTTGACCCCTGTCTATGATCCCTTGTTTAAAAAGAGCAATTGCTTTTGGGAtatctacccccttccccctggACCCTGTCCTGTGCAACCCACCTTTTCTCTTGGAATCCGTCTCAGCATAAGTCAGAATTGGAGTGACAATGTAAGGCCGATTGTTCCCTCATGTTTGCTGTAAATAAAGATGTGGTGTGTACAGGAACAGAGAGTGGAATGAAACATTCATGAAGGTTCATACTCACTTTGGGGAGTGTGCTTTAAAAGTCTGTTGTAAGTGTGCGCGGTAATAGTGAAGGAATTCATAATCCTTATACATGTATCAGTCAAGATATCCTGACAAAAGAACAGCATGGGATAAGATGTGACACTGTAATATCAAGCTCCAACTCCACCTACCGGTACTCTGCCCCGTTCTGTTAATTCTGTACTGGTCTGTTGAAAGATTAACAGGTTTGCTCCTTATTTTATGACACCTCTTTCTGCCCTACAGCCATTGTGTAAGAGCAACCTGAATGCGAACCATTCTGACCTAATTAGCCTGTTTCTATTTTGTTTGTACACAAGATGCCAAAGTGCACAATGAGCAGTGCAACTTACTACACAATGCTTCCTGCTGTTGCGTTTCACCACAGCTGTAGTTTCGTATTAACTTCTCCTCCCTTGGATATAGAAAGGTTCTGTTATTAGAACTTTATACTACATCTCCTTCATACCCTTACACAATGTGCttctcaagtgcaaatacttGTAAAAACATAGGCAAAGGGCATGTCTTTAGTCAGACATCATTGGCTAAGACGCTAACGTATGTGTAACCTTCGAATAATCCATATTTCTTTAcatgaattttttaaaatgtgtAATTGCTGTGTTTTTAATCATACCTGAATAAagcattggcccagatttactagtaGTTAGGCAGTGCACACAGAGACAGGCAACCtaaaaatatgccagatttatcacagtgtttgTTGCTGGATGATAATTTTGTCTAGACTGTCCAGtctacatttaggctaaggctccgtgTTGTGGAAAATTTTCTTTTGGACCGGTCCTCATGTGGTTTAAACGCATCGGTTTGGCTGTggcaaaaacaatataaaaagctacgcagcattttacagtcactgcaaagtagcattgcagcacgtcaattatatcgAATGGAAACGCCGTAgacagtccgcagaggaaatctctgtgaactttctgtgaaaagccccGTGGGGAAAAcggtgcggtttttcccacagcgcttttttgctgtgatcCACTACATGTGGCCATACCCTTTTTGTTGAACAATATGATGTGTTTTTAAGCCacttctggatttggctcaaagtgAGTCCTTAGCCTTATTGCACTTTCTAATTGGCTTCTTTGAGCCAGATTTCTTTGACACTCTTTTGGCAAATTTTTATTACATAGTGGTGCATTTATGCCTCCCCCCCTTTTCTGAGAATACACACCCACATGTATGTATAAAATTTTTAGCCAAAACTATATGCGCCAAACGGCACCAATGatgcaccaaaaatgcaccaTGTTTACACCAGTGTCTAATCATAGTCACAATATTAAATCTGGGCTATTGTGTAAGAGCAACCTGATTGTGAAccattctgactagagatgagcaaacagtgaaatattcgagattcgatattagttttgagtagagcctcaatattcaactactcgatcgaatatctaatcccattatagtctatgggaaaaaaggagagtcaccaagtacacgaatagcaggaggagagtgtttaggaggagcgctgtacagttaaagcgcacagaccccattatagtctatcgggtcccTGCGCTTTattctgcacagcgcttgcagttgcgctgataaaaaagtaagctccctcgtgaCATtacgctgccagctctcctgactagcaaggacgaacctgctgcagaatcagcgttgatttgtcgaatgatatatactgtatagcattcggccaatcaacactggctctgaatcgaatatttactgtgaatagctagtagtattcaatcgagtacgaatatttaaaataccgtagtattcgatcgaatacctactcgatcgaatactactcgctcatctctaattctgacctAATATTGTTTCACAGCTGAGGGTTCGCAATTGTCTAGACAAAGCTCTATAACCACTAAAACCTTGTACCAAGCCTTCTGGACAGTATACAGATTTGTGTGATGATGTGTTTAGTATATGgttgctgacgctgggttcacaccagcattcggtctccgtactcaggaaacctgtcagactgtgtccaGCCATTAGCGCCGTTTTAtgttctccacggcgaaaccgtttttttttttaaaccggacacaaagtcggacatacaggactttgtgtccggtttaaaaaaaactgtttcgccgcggagaccacaaaacgctcaccggcactcatggctggatacttttcaaacccattgaaatgaatggttttgaaaaatgcctgcaggtttctgtttcctgcccagttttgggcaggaagcgGAAACCTGACAACGGAGactccgggcacagatgtgaacgagcccttagcctgaATATATATGACAGGCACTCAATTCAGGTACTACCGGTAGTTCTACTCAGGTAACCGCTGATCttaaaaatggtgaagaattgaaACAAAGTATATTATAATTTTGCAGAACCTTTCCTTATAATATGATTAATACTTCCTGCACATACAGTAGCCGAATACGGTCCAAATATTGGCCGCATGTTCCAACCTGCAATTGTAAATACCATTCAAGACAGTTATCCTgtggggaggcagggactccaaaCATCTTACATCCCTATGATGCTTGGAGCCTAGGACACTGGTTTGGGCCAGTAAATGCAAACAATATACAGACCTGATCTTCTGGACCGTATTCAGCCATGCGCCGcaggcctaaggctggggccctaggttgcaaaaacacagcattctggccatggcagaaatgctgcagcaaCTGCGTTTTACATCCCTTGAAAAGTgtatggaattctggctaatccctgcAGAAAAAATCCGCAGAGGATGCAGTGATGCAGTGATTTAAAAAACGCTTACATTTTTATAAATCACAACATATTAATTGTAGCTACGCAAACAGTGGAattttccttatagatataatagaagctgaaactctgcagaggaaaactctgcagacttgaaACTCAAAGGCAAGTGTATGCAACATCTACAAGACCTGATGGATTGTCTTGTAATGCTTCCAATGGGAGGGCGGAGGGGGTATAGAAAAAGGCTCTGGTCTAATAGAAAGGGCTTGTGTAAACCAGACAGCACCTCTATGTAATATGACAGGGCTAGAATTGTCCAGTATTAATCATATTTTATAAAAGCCATACAGTACAAACACGTGTAAAATACTGCATACATAACAGCATAGTACAATGTATATATTCACAAAGAATGTCTGCAGTTTGCTCAGCTTAACAGAGGAGTTTGAGAATAAAGCAAACAATCCTGAGTGCAGACCCGGACATCCATCTCTTGTGTATTCAGTTAACAGACAGCTGTTATTCTTGGTGAGCGGATCTGTCATAGCTTGTAATCAGAGATTTCATCACCCCTAGAATCATGTGACATAACATCATCTTTGCTATGTGTAGTCACATGTCACCTTGGAGTTTGTCCAGCCTTGTATTGTTATCTTTCCATGAGATAATGTCCAGTAGGAGGCGATACTTCTTCTTCCAACCTCTCCTGCTGTTGGAAAATTTCAACTTCCAGCAAGTCCCAGAGTCTTCGACTACATGCTCACCAATGTTGTACAAAACAGCAATTAAAAACATACAGATTTTTCACCCATGTACTTCATCCATTTCCTGGTCGTCTGATAGTTTTTAGCATGGCAGTACCCTTGACATCCACCTTAATTCTACATTTACATTGCATCCTATATCTTTTGTTCAGtgacttatatagtatatatgtatttcCTTTATTTTACAGGATATCCTGTAATAGGCAGAAAGTGGGCTTAGTGGGAAATATCTTCCCCCTCAAACCCTTCACTCTCATACATATGTAGACAACTGTGGGCATACATTGAGGGGCAGAGCATGACCCCAATCCTCTCTTTGCTGTTCTTTGAATTCTGGTGTCTCTTGAATGTTTCTTTAATGGCCCTTTTGTAACATGCAATAACTAACAAACAATTATTATCTCAGACATGGAAGCCATGATTTGTCATGtaaaatcaaatataaaaaacttaCTATTTTCAAGTCACTTATTTAGCCTACTCCTCCAGTAAAGTGATGATTACTTTATCATGGACTCCCTGCCACAGCATTTCTCCTTCAAAATCCAGACGTCCATGCTTCCGAGCCCTCAAGAGGATCCCGACCACCTTGTCTGAGATTCGCACATATCTATCAAACAACCTACCAAATGTGACTCTGATCCGGCCGTCTCTGCCTCTTACCCCCATGTCCCTTATGACGAGGCACATTTCATTGATCTCCTTATGGATGTGCTGAACAGCCcttttgcccctttgctctgtcTTGCTACCTTCTTCCGGTCTTCCATAGCCATTATCGCCTTTGCGGAGACGGATGTCCATGGCATGCTGATAGTCAAAGTCATCGCTGAATGGATTAAGCCTCTGTCTCTCTGCATGCTCCTCAGAACGCAGCTGCCATTCCTTCTTTAGGTCAGATATGGTTAGAATTTTTATCTGTATAGAAAGAAGATTTACATCTTATTTGATAAAGAAACAGCAATATCCTAGTGTGCAGATAATAGTGCTATCATATTTAGCCAGCGCTGTAGCTCCTTCATTTTCAGAATTAGCGGTCACAGAAGAGAGACAGATACTTGTCGCtcagggagggttcacacctgctcctggtctccgctttcgagTTTTCATCTTCtgtcgagagaaactggacaggagacggaagccccggcagtcagttttcaaatccattcactttggCCTCTCCGcactaaaacagtttttttttaactggacacaaaatcaGATAtccaatctcattcactttgctgaaactgtaaaatgctgtgttttttttttctgtttccgcaacatgtggcttacactttttttttttagctatgcaTTGTAGTCATTGAAGTAGATTCAAAATAAGCTAttgctgatgctgtcacccatgtctagtacctgtacccatgtactAGAGTgatgactctaatgtaaaaaaacaagacggacgctttcttccatcatatttgtttacttttgaaaagaactttttcttccatcagaaaagtaaaaaactaaTGGAAAAAAATCTTCCAATGTGGCTTTTACATGAAGGTGAATTCATATGGACACCAGACAGAAGGAGCTTAATCTGCATCAgtctttaatgtctgttgctctcatcctataacAGATgacaacggacattaaataatggtaaaCCTGTACAAATTTAGCTTTGGGTCAGACAAATATCAGTGACCCATCCCCCCTACCCCTAACCCATATGTGTAATACGCAATGAAAATAAGAACTTCTTACCTTGGACAGAAGAGCCTTTCTCCGTACCTCAGCTTCCGAAATGTGCTCCTTATTATCTTCTTTAatgtcagacattttagtgtCTTTATCTTTGGACAGAGAGTCCTCCAAAATCTTCAGTTTAAGTGTCCGACTTAACTCATCTCCAGGGAATAGAAAACTCAAATGGGCAGGTCAGTCATGGAAGTATCTCATACATATGTTTAACAAATTAAAGTAGTCCTACTTTCTGTGTCTTCTGTGGGGCTGGAGAATGACCTCTTATGTCCAGCATATAGGTTACTTCTAGAGAGGGTGACGCCATAGCTGCAGCTCTTTATAGAGGGATAGTGATCTTTGTGGAATGAGAAGCATCCTACGTGCTGTCATTCTAAACTTCTCAGTAGCAGATGGGAAATGAGGAGATCCTTTACTTAACAGAGGTGTTAAAGCCTTACATCTTCCTGATCATGTGTTCTCTGTATAATTAATAAGGAATGCACAAGCGGTAATGGAGATCCACCACTGAGATGTCCTTCACTCTATAGCTGGGGTCACACAGTGCAGTTCTGTTgcgtttttgttgcttttttctaTCAAGAGCAATATACTGCTTTTATTTGCATTAatgcctattattattattgttggattAATCACGGCACTCCAGAGGATAGATATGGAAATGGTGCTCACTCCAGATCCAGGTCAATATTCAATTCAGGCACTCGATAGTGTAGCTTTAAGTGATTACTTTATTGTCACACttcagtgctatatacagtatatcaaagaAATGCAATCCAATAAAATGAAaacgtccgcatggagaccctccggaaagaacacattgacaagccatgagcaatgaaagcacacggacaccatagactataataggatgcttgtgttttccgcgcactatccacacagaacatgtggagaggaaagtacttcatgaactactttcctctccacttgACTAATGTGGACaatgtgcggaaagcacacagaccccattatagtctatggcgcctgtgtgctttcattgctcacgacttctcaatgtgttcagtattctgttcggggggtccccatgcagactccccgaacagaatacctaacgcagatgtgaaccaggcctaaggctgaggccccatgttgcagaaacacagcatttttgtagcagtttttcagccaaagccagcagtggattaagcaaaaggtagaaatgtaggagcttcctttatatttcccattgatttactagccattcttggctttggttgaaaaaaactgcagcaaaatctgcaacaaaaaaagctgcatttccgcaacttgTGGCCACAGCCTTAGACCGGGGCGTAAAtactgcgatttgcctgcagcagaaatgttgctggtaaaattgcggcgtttaagggtgcattcacactgagtaaacgctagcttattctgaacgtaaaacacgttcagaataagcggcgtctaaagcagctccattcatttctatgggagcggggatacgagcgctccccatagaaatgaatgggctgcttctttcact contains:
- the SLC52A3 gene encoding solute carrier family 52, riboflavin transporter, member 3, which codes for MAFVTHLLACIFGTGAWVAINGLWVELPLIVNDVPEGWYLPSYLTILIQMANIGPLFVTIMHKVKPGWLKEVAVIYTIIFLGIVALFLLAFFWKATTWVAGQMHSTGFLILTFFLSLVDCTSSVTFLPFMMQLQPKYITTYFIGEGLSGLIPGLLSLIQGVGMMKCVNVTQNENATQIWLNATDSDYSLETHYLPANFSVQVFFFLVSIMMVFCLVAFFFLTRLSHEDSSNTSLLQSTVTLNSYSTTDEKLSSNMELSDKSTSTEDIIPSSQTSSGSDNNKVNYSFGHYALIYFLTGWVNALTNGVLPSIQTYSCMPYGNLAYHLSSALGSMANPLACLIAMFLPSKSLVVLVLLSVLGTGFGAYNMMTAVMSPCPILQNSNWGIALIVMSWVLFIGTLSYVKVMIGVILRSQSHSALVWCGAVVQLGSMIGALVMFPLVNVYSFFRSADLCNMSCPS
- the LOC142209609 gene encoding actin-binding Rho-activating protein-like codes for the protein MSDIKEDNKEHISEAEVRRKALLSKIKILTISDLKKEWQLRSEEHAERQRLNPFSDDFDYQHAMDIRLRKGDNGYGRPEEGSKTEQRGKRAVQHIHKEINEMCLVIRDMGVRGRDGRIRVTFGRLFDRYVRISDKVVGILLRARKHGRLDFEGEMLWQGVHDKVIITLLEE